One part of the Candidatus Omnitrophota bacterium genome encodes these proteins:
- a CDS encoding chemotaxis protein CheW, with protein MDIAIFKIADKEYGVDIKQVRHVIRMKEIVTIPDSADFVEGVISLRGKVIPLLNLRKKFSLKSENSKKENRIIITQIKEHLIGVLVDEVLNVANIEHGAITPPDKFLKDASYLTGVIKIGNRLILLIDFEKILSVDDETGIKNVHERVEVRKKNA; from the coding sequence ATGGACATAGCCATATTTAAAATCGCAGATAAAGAATATGGCGTGGATATTAAGCAAGTGCGCCACGTTATCAGGATGAAAGAAATTGTTACAATCCCTGATTCTGCAGATTTTGTTGAAGGGGTAATCAGCCTACGCGGTAAAGTCATACCTTTATTAAACCTACGAAAAAAATTCAGCCTTAAATCAGAAAATTCCAAAAAAGAAAACAGGATTATTATTACGCAAATCAAAGAACATTTAATTGGTGTCCTTGTTGATGAAGTTTTAAATGTTGCCAATATTGAACATGGAGCAATTACGCCTCCAGATAAGTTCTTAAAAGACGCTTCATATTTAACAGGTGTTATAAAAATAGGAAACAGGCTTATTTTGCTTATTGACTTTGAGAAGATTTTAAGTGTAGATGATGAGACTGGGATTAAAAATGTCCACGAGAGAGTAGAAGTAAGGAAGAAAAATGCCTGA
- a CDS encoding chemotaxis protein CheW: protein MPEEKDKIILEVDDIQFEEEAIKKKAIRVLSFCLSEENYCVDIRSAKEVAKINKITRVPNTPEFISGVINLRGEVVSLCDIRYFLGLSSGGKSKEIRGIITDVTGSNIGFIVDKIRGAMDIDVDLIQPPLATLSQKLALYTKGQVQIEGEIFIILDLERILNCEEVVRLAKGEGI, encoded by the coding sequence ATGCCTGAAGAAAAAGATAAAATCATTCTTGAAGTTGACGATATTCAATTTGAAGAAGAGGCAATTAAGAAAAAGGCTATACGCGTTTTGTCTTTTTGTTTAAGTGAAGAAAATTATTGTGTTGATATCCGATCGGCAAAAGAAGTGGCTAAGATTAATAAAATCACAAGAGTTCCTAATACTCCCGAATTTATTTCAGGAGTAATTAATTTGCGCGGCGAAGTGGTCTCTCTTTGTGATATTAGATATTTTTTGGGGCTTAGCTCGGGTGGGAAGTCAAAAGAAATAAGAGGAATAATAACTGATGTAACTGGCTCAAATATAGGTTTCATCGTAGATAAAATAAGAGGCGCTATGGATATTGACGTTGATTTAATACAGCCACCATTAGCTACCCTTAGTCAAAAGTTAGCACTTTATACAAAAGGGCAAGTTCAAATTGAAGGAGAAATTTTTATAATCTTAGATTTAGAGAGGATTTTAAATTGCGAAGAAGTGGTTAGGTTAGCAAAAGGAGAGGGGATATGA
- a CDS encoding methyl-accepting chemotaxis protein translates to MKSILLGSIKSKLVVMFLVIALVPVVILGAVAYMFSKATLTKQITQDFDAISNGKEQAVVQYLIGAKRALAVYGHAKTIIDGLRNINNKTISSPQAIKELNDYVEERIKINPLVQEFIIMDNRGKVIASTEEKEMGIDKSQDPYFTGALQKDFFIKDVYQSKTTGKIGFVASMAVKDLKTGEFVGVFAERINLQVLNEILANRMGLGETGENYLVNKDGVMITDSRFYKDLSLSQKVDSEPVRFFFTNKKDNAGVYQDYRKSLVLGSVSGEQLNKAFDYLGWVVVSEMDAKEAFAPAAQLGGIILLIMLITVILVIIFALTVSNNIANPIKKLAGVANTISGGDLTSEISIDNKDEIGQLAASFNTMQLNLKEIMSKIRDAANQITSASSEILAASQQQAAGAREQSAAVSETTSASKELSKSAEQVGENIKRVSEVAAHAMIGMAKIKEAIGKTGQIIASLSEKSQKIGKITEVIDDVADQTNLLAVNAAIEAARAGEEGKGFTVVADEIRKLADSTAKSTKDITALIEIIQHEMSNVIMSMETSVTSVDEETKLSQESAERAKEISMGTTQQVAGSKQIADAMSNIDEAMKQIAQSSQQSQVAVKQLTGLAQDLKNVSGKFKIE, encoded by the coding sequence ATGAAAAGCATTTTATTAGGTAGTATTAAGTCAAAATTAGTCGTAATGTTTTTAGTAATTGCGCTTGTCCCTGTAGTCATTCTGGGGGCTGTTGCTTATATGTTTAGCAAGGCTACGTTAACCAAACAGATTACACAGGACTTTGATGCCATCTCCAATGGTAAGGAACAAGCTGTTGTGCAGTATCTAATAGGCGCAAAAAGAGCATTGGCAGTGTACGGACACGCTAAAACAATTATAGATGGGTTGAGAAATATCAATAATAAAACTATTAGTTCGCCTCAAGCAATTAAAGAGTTAAATGATTATGTTGAAGAAAGAATTAAAATTAATCCTTTAGTGCAGGAATTTATCATTATGGATAATCGTGGTAAAGTTATAGCGAGCACTGAGGAAAAAGAGATGGGGATAGATAAATCTCAGGATCCATATTTTACTGGTGCTCTGCAAAAAGATTTTTTTATTAAAGATGTTTATCAATCTAAAACTACTGGAAAGATAGGTTTTGTTGCTTCTATGGCAGTTAAGGATTTAAAAACTGGTGAGTTCGTTGGAGTGTTTGCCGAACGCATAAACTTACAAGTCCTTAATGAAATTCTTGCCAATAGAATGGGGTTAGGAGAAACCGGAGAAAATTATTTAGTTAATAAGGATGGAGTAATGATTACGGATTCTCGTTTTTATAAAGATTTATCTTTGAGTCAAAAGGTAGATTCAGAGCCTGTAAGGTTCTTTTTTACAAATAAGAAAGATAATGCTGGAGTGTATCAAGATTACAGGAAAAGCCTTGTGTTGGGTTCAGTTTCCGGTGAGCAGCTTAACAAGGCATTTGATTATTTGGGTTGGGTTGTTGTTTCAGAGATGGATGCCAAAGAGGCTTTTGCTCCGGCTGCACAACTTGGTGGAATTATATTGCTTATTATGTTGATTACAGTTATCTTAGTTATAATTTTCGCATTAACTGTTTCCAATAATATTGCTAACCCAATTAAAAAGTTAGCTGGTGTTGCTAATACGATTTCTGGAGGAGATTTAACTAGTGAAATTTCTATAGATAACAAAGACGAGATTGGCCAGTTAGCAGCTAGTTTTAATACTATGCAGTTAAATCTTAAAGAAATTATGTCAAAGATCAGGGATGCAGCAAACCAGATTACCTCCGCTTCTAGCGAAATCCTTGCTGCAAGCCAGCAGCAGGCAGCAGGTGCCAGGGAACAATCTGCCGCTGTATCTGAAACTACATCAGCTTCAAAAGAATTATCTAAGAGTGCCGAGCAGGTAGGCGAGAACATCAAAAGAGTTTCAGAAGTAGCTGCTCATGCCATGATAGGAATGGCTAAGATTAAAGAAGCTATTGGTAAAACTGGCCAGATAATTGCTTCCTTAAGTGAAAAATCTCAAAAGATTGGCAAAATTACAGAAGTTATAGATGATGTTGCTGATCAGACAAATCTTTTGGCAGTTAATGCTGCGATTGAAGCTGCTCGTGCAGGGGAAGAAGGTAAAGGCTTTACAGTTGTCGCTGATGAAATTAGAAAACTTGCTGATTCAACTGCAAAGTCAACCAAAGATATTACAGCTCTTATTGAAATAATCCAACATGAGATGTCTAATGTAATTATGTCTATGGAAACAAGCGTGACAAGTGTTGATGAAGAAACAAAGTTGTCGCAGGAATCTGCGGAGAGAGCTAAAGAAATATCAATGGGTACGACACAGCAGGTAGCTGGTTCAAAGCAGATTGCTGATGCTATGAGCAATATTGATGAAGCAATGAAACAGATCGCTCAAAGTTCTCAACAATCACAGGTTGCAGTTAAGCAGCTTACAGGTTTAGCCCAGGATTTAAAGAATGTTTCCGGCAAATTCAAAATTGAATAA
- a CDS encoding C45 family autoproteolytic acyltransferase/hydrolase, producing the protein MKKIFLTVIIFLSLLTLSYSDNSHPIFHSSFEGGKRYKIGKFDLLQLNGDYRNMGRQYGALMKEELNNFYKLAIEKNLLRREDLEYQEIEDIAETIFDTYPKRFKEIIYGMAETSKMDVNKLIILDQIIAISYVNNTLSNFGCSSLVAWDDYTSGGPLVFGRNFDYVNYFKRFAEFITITVFNPSDSSVPTAIIGYAGQICLSTGMNKEGLFIENNEAIVSGGNVFYSNRIHTFIQELGFLFNCSTLDNLEDSINTNRSNCSLIANVADKTKAYSYEWPPFDVRRREPDRPGLLVSTNHFVDSSWGIVEPIYDTDDLTVRRRRNLLALAEKYRGNFSAKKMMQVFDVSVKDGGATLPKETIYQIVAVPAELKFWLKAPRFQDWTGIELNQFFISSN; encoded by the coding sequence ATGAAGAAAATATTTTTAACAGTTATTATTTTCTTAAGCCTTTTAACCCTTTCTTATTCTGATAATTCCCACCCTATCTTTCATTCTTCTTTTGAAGGCGGAAAGCGCTATAAAATCGGCAAATTTGACCTTCTTCAATTAAATGGTGATTACAGGAATATGGGCCGACAGTACGGCGCATTAATGAAGGAGGAATTAAATAATTTCTATAAACTCGCTATTGAAAAGAATCTTTTACGAAGAGAAGATTTGGAGTATCAGGAAATAGAAGATATCGCTGAAACCATATTTGATACTTACCCAAAGCGCTTTAAAGAAATTATTTATGGCATGGCTGAGACTTCAAAAATGGATGTAAATAAATTAATTATATTAGATCAGATAATCGCGATTTCTTACGTTAATAATACTTTAAGCAATTTCGGTTGTTCTTCTTTAGTAGCTTGGGATGATTATACATCTGGCGGGCCGCTTGTATTTGGCCGTAACTTTGATTACGTGAATTATTTTAAACGTTTTGCTGAATTTATAACGATAACAGTTTTTAATCCGAGCGATTCGAGCGTTCCTACAGCAATTATCGGTTATGCCGGACAAATTTGCTTATCAACAGGTATGAATAAAGAAGGTTTGTTTATTGAGAATAATGAAGCAATTGTTTCCGGAGGGAATGTTTTCTATTCCAATAGGATCCATACTTTTATTCAGGAACTCGGGTTTTTGTTTAATTGCTCAACTCTTGATAATCTGGAAGATTCCATAAATACTAACCGCTCAAATTGTTCGCTCATTGCAAATGTAGCAGATAAAACTAAAGCATATTCTTATGAATGGCCTCCTTTTGATGTAAGAAGAAGAGAACCTGACCGGCCGGGATTATTAGTTTCAACCAATCATTTTGTGGATAGTTCCTGGGGAATAGTTGAGCCGATTTATGATACCGATGACTTAACGGTTAGAAGGCGCAGGAATCTTTTAGCTTTGGCAGAAAAATACCGTGGGAATTTCAGCGCTAAGAAGATGATGCAGGTGTTTGATGTCTCGGTTAAAGATGGAGGCGCCACTCTCCCAAAAGAAACTATCTATCAAATTGTCGCGGTTCCTGCAGAGTTAAAGTTTTGGCTTAAAGCCCCCCGTTTTCAAGACTGGACAGGAATTGAATTAAATCAATTTTTTATTTCTTCAAATTAA
- a CDS encoding hybrid sensor histidine kinase/response regulator, with translation MVFDKSKFIEGFKVETREHLQALSLGLLKLEKAPQNHELLNSMMREAHTIKGSATMMGYKRIADLGHEMESGLEKALNKEIKLEKKHIDILLKCLDAIEGFLEDKVTWEEKGIERPFAEELCRQVKEEFSEKHEKKTHKSKDGIIHEEIIAAPVLTEEPKVAKSTISNDVAAAIEGSLRVDKAKLDKLMNLSGELLISKIRLDDVVKNLSDKADLEGINDEALSNLVSDLRSVDGLISFLTGEIQDEVMNVRMLPVSTLFNTFPRSMRDLAQTKGKEINFELRGEEAQLDKTIIDELKDPIMHLLRNSVDHGIESPEERLSKNKPREGKIILSACQEGSQIVISVSDDGNGIDINKVKEQAVARGLVASEKIKELADEQAMQLIFTPGFSTQKVVTDISGRGVGLDVVRERVVKLKGTVEVNSQIGIGAKFTMKFPLTLAVTESLLVAAGTDTFAIPIDTVVETIRVNVEDVKTVETKEAITVRGHILPLVRLCDLFGLCKRGIFEKRFFSVVVVQSVEKRIGILVDELLGRLDIVTKSLGEPLKKVKNISGATILGNGEVILILDIPSIIESSEGVIVRRPVSVSQPELKGKKKKTILLAEDVLSTAMLEKNILESVGYSVVIARDGKEALDRASQEKFDLVITDVLMPKMDGFELTSRLKKDNIYKDVPVVIVTTRESDADKRRGLEAGAEAYILKSDFTSEGLLETLERLIG, from the coding sequence ATGGTATTTGATAAGTCAAAATTTATTGAAGGATTCAAGGTAGAGACAAGGGAGCATCTTCAAGCCTTAAGCTTGGGTTTGTTAAAGCTTGAGAAAGCACCTCAAAACCATGAGCTGCTTAATAGTATGATGAGGGAAGCGCATACAATTAAAGGCTCTGCAACCATGATGGGGTATAAGCGTATTGCAGACCTTGGCCATGAAATGGAGAGTGGCTTAGAAAAAGCGCTTAATAAAGAAATTAAGTTAGAAAAGAAGCATATTGATATTCTTCTTAAATGTTTAGACGCAATTGAAGGCTTTTTAGAAGATAAAGTTACATGGGAAGAAAAAGGGATTGAAAGGCCTTTTGCGGAAGAATTATGTAGGCAAGTAAAAGAAGAATTCTCTGAAAAACATGAGAAAAAAACACATAAATCTAAAGATGGTATCATCCACGAAGAAATTATAGCAGCCCCTGTTTTAACTGAAGAACCAAAGGTAGCTAAATCAACTATTAGTAATGATGTAGCTGCGGCAATTGAAGGCAGTTTGCGTGTTGATAAGGCAAAATTGGATAAGTTAATGAATTTATCAGGAGAGCTTTTGATTTCCAAAATAAGGCTTGATGATGTTGTTAAAAATTTAAGCGACAAAGCTGATTTAGAGGGGATTAATGACGAAGCGCTTAGTAATTTAGTTAGTGATTTACGTTCAGTAGATGGTTTGATAAGTTTTCTTACCGGGGAAATACAAGATGAAGTTATGAATGTCAGGATGCTGCCAGTATCAACTTTATTTAATACCTTTCCCCGTTCAATGAGGGATTTGGCTCAAACTAAAGGCAAAGAGATCAATTTTGAGTTGCGTGGAGAAGAGGCGCAGTTAGACAAAACAATAATTGATGAGTTAAAGGATCCTATCATGCATCTTTTGAGGAATTCAGTTGACCATGGAATTGAATCGCCAGAGGAGCGCCTTTCTAAAAATAAACCAAGAGAGGGGAAGATTATTTTGTCTGCTTGTCAGGAAGGTTCGCAAATTGTGATTTCGGTTTCTGATGACGGGAATGGCATAGATATAAATAAAGTAAAAGAACAAGCAGTAGCAAGGGGTTTGGTAGCAAGTGAAAAGATTAAAGAATTGGCTGACGAACAGGCGATGCAGCTTATTTTTACTCCCGGTTTTAGTACGCAAAAAGTAGTTACTGATATTTCCGGAAGAGGTGTTGGATTAGATGTTGTAAGAGAAAGAGTGGTTAAGTTAAAAGGCACAGTCGAAGTTAATTCTCAAATTGGGATAGGCGCTAAGTTCACCATGAAATTTCCTTTGACTTTAGCAGTTACAGAAAGTTTACTTGTCGCTGCAGGGACAGATACCTTTGCTATCCCTATTGATACAGTAGTAGAAACTATCAGGGTAAACGTTGAGGATGTTAAGACAGTTGAAACTAAAGAAGCGATAACTGTGCGAGGGCATATTTTGCCACTTGTCAGGCTGTGCGATTTATTCGGGCTTTGTAAAAGAGGGATTTTTGAGAAAAGGTTTTTCTCTGTTGTCGTTGTGCAGTCAGTTGAAAAAAGAATCGGGATTTTAGTAGACGAGCTATTAGGTAGGTTAGATATCGTTACTAAATCTTTAGGAGAGCCTTTGAAGAAAGTGAAGAATATTTCTGGAGCAACTATTTTGGGAAATGGCGAGGTAATCCTTATTTTAGATATCCCGTCAATTATTGAATCTTCCGAAGGAGTCATCGTAAGAAGGCCGGTTAGCGTCTCGCAGCCAGAGCTAAAAGGCAAAAAAAAGAAAACAATTCTTTTGGCTGAGGATGTTTTAAGCACAGCTATGCTTGAGAAGAATATCCTTGAGTCCGTAGGGTATTCTGTAGTAATCGCTCGTGATGGGAAAGAGGCACTTGATCGTGCTTCACAGGAGAAATTTGATCTTGTAATTACTGATGTTTTAATGCCAAAGATGGATGGGTTTGAATTGACCTCAAGGCTTAAAAAGGATAATATCTATAAGGATGTGCCAGTTGTAATTGTTACAACAAGAGAAAGCGATGCTGATAAGAGGCGTGGTTTAGAAGCAGGTGCTGAGGCGTATATCTTAAAAAGTGATTTTACTTCCGAAGGATTGTTGGAAACACTAGAAAGGTTGATAGGCTAA